Proteins found in one Populus alba chromosome 14, ASM523922v2, whole genome shotgun sequence genomic segment:
- the LOC118041338 gene encoding zinc finger protein ZAT9 gives MEKHKCKLCFKSFSNGRALGGHMRSHLLKLPVPPKLEDQFPQIEVSEDTESISSSEEEAEEGQGVEEEEEDEEEEKGVFYGLRENPKRSIRLVDPEFCFAAADAGSVVLQDRESETESSKNPTRRRSKRTKRLLENHHHQYHLQRPRQEQENNNIVKKLELNKMGTIKAAAESSSGQEPEPVSSISDTTTEEDVAFCLMMLSRDRWKRKEQENQEEDRELEEEVETETDDSGEFKSCKIKVRGKYKCETCNKVFKSYQALGGHRASHKKLKVYTPSKEPNLEPTENAGASTSLPEKKIHGCPFCFRVFSSGQALGGHKRSHVIGVAASSSTPARSSTKFGDNNLGLIDLNLPAPVDDDDISQADKLSAVSDAEFVSYIKR, from the coding sequence ATGGAGAAGCACAAGTGCAAATTGTGCTTCAAAAGTTTCTCTAATGGCAGAGCTTTAGGTGGTCACATGAGGTCTCATTTGTTGAAGCTTCCAGTTCCTCCAAAACTAGAAGATCAATTCCCACAAATTGAAGTTAGTGAAGACACTGAATCAATCTCATCTTCAGAGGAAGAAGCAGAAGAAGGACAAGGTgtggaagaagaggaggaagacgaggaagaagaaaagggtgTTTTTTATGGGCTCAGAGAGAACCCCAAAAGAAGTATTCGATTGGTTGATCCTGAGTTCTGTTTTGCTGCGGCTGATGCTGGTTCTGTTGTTCTTCAAGATAGAGAAAGTGAGACCGAGTCATCAAAGAACCCAACAAGAAGACGATCCAAGAGAACTAAGAGATTGTTAGAGAATCATCACCATCAATATCATCTGCAAAGACCAAGGCAAGAGCAGGAGAACAACAACATAGTAAAGAAGCTTGAACTCAACAAAATGGGTACTATTAAGGCAGCAGCTGAGTCATCATCGGGTCAAGAACCTGAACCGGTGAGTTCAATTTCTGACACTACAACAGAAGAAGATGTCGCTTTCTGTCTAATGATGCTTTCAAGAGACAGATGGAAGAGAAAAGAACAAGAGAATCAAGAAGAAGATCGGGAACTTGAAGAGGAAGTAGAAACTGAAACAGATGATTCTGGTGAGTTCAAATCTTGCAAGATAAAAGTAAGAGGGAAGTACAAATGTGAAACATGCAACAAAGTTTTTAAATCTTATCAAGCTTTAGGTGGGCATAGAGCAAGTCACAAGAAACTCAAAGTTTATACACCAAGTAAAGAACCAAACTTGGAGCCAACAGAAAATGCAGGTGCTTCTACTTCTCTGCCAGAGAAGAAAATCCATGGATGTCCATTTTGTTTTAGAGTGTTTTCATCTGGGCAAGCTCTTGGTGGCCACAAAAGATCTCATGTAATTGGTGTAGCAGCTTCTTCAAGTACTCCTGCAAGAAGTTCCACAAAATTTGGAGACAATAACTTGGGTTTGATAGATCTTAATCTTCCTGCTCcagttgatgatgatgatattagcCAAGCTGATAAGCTCTCTGCTGTGTCTGATGCAGAATTTGTTAGCTACATCAAACGGTGA